In one Pyxidicoccus xibeiensis genomic region, the following are encoded:
- a CDS encoding c-type cytochrome, with protein MDDSHAKTRWVAALAAGVLFTAGCTEKQEAPAASAPSVQALAAGGAEVTPAVLAEAESVFANRCTPCHGPRGAGDGPASAGLTPPPRNLQDKAWQGQVSDEHLERIIAYGGGAVGRSPAMPPNPDLADKPVLKGLRQHIRTLAEAK; from the coding sequence ATGGATGACAGTCACGCGAAGACGAGGTGGGTCGCGGCGCTGGCCGCGGGTGTGCTCTTCACGGCGGGGTGCACGGAGAAGCAGGAGGCGCCGGCCGCGAGCGCGCCCTCGGTGCAGGCCCTCGCGGCCGGAGGCGCGGAGGTGACGCCGGCCGTCCTCGCGGAGGCCGAGAGCGTCTTCGCCAACCGCTGCACCCCGTGCCACGGCCCGCGAGGGGCAGGGGACGGCCCCGCGTCCGCCGGCCTCACGCCGCCACCGCGCAACCTCCAGGACAAGGCCTGGCAGGGGCAGGTGAGTGACGAGCACCTCGAGCGAATCATCGCCTACGGCGGCGGTGCGGTGGGCCGCAGCCCCGCGATGCCGCCCAACCCGGACCTGGCGGACAAGCCCGTGCTGAAGGGCCTGCGCCAGCACATCCGCACCCTCGCAGAGGCGAAGTAG
- a CDS encoding nitric-oxide reductase large subunit, producing the protein MRHKKLWLALAAVFVLCFLVLGAGGVHIQREKPPIPSKVLTTDGRLLFDGEAILRGQNAWQSIGGQQVGSVWGHGAYTAPDWSADWLHRESVFLLDTWARAEGAPDYASASAERQGALRARLTGMMRTNTHDAKADTVTIEPLRAEAFISNAAHYSDVFSNGRHAYAIPAGALSDPAKLADLNAFFWWTSWAASTNRPGQSISYTQNWPHEPLVGNVPTPGSTMWSIASVVLLLAGIGALVWYMSRRPEEPEEAPPARDPFAGMKLTPSQRATGKYFLVVVALFLAQIVLGILTAHFGVEGDGFYGIPLAKYLPYAVTRSWHTQVGIFWIATAWLATGLFVGPAVSGVEPKHQKLGVNFLFICLLIIVVGALFGQWASIQHKLGEDTWYWFGHQGWEYVDLGRFWQAFLFVGLFVWLFLTARAILPALKKPTEGRPLTVLFVISSVAIAAFYGAGLMYGQRSHMSMVEYWRWWVVHLWVEGFFEVFATVVMAFLFTRLGVISARVATPAVLFATIIFLAGGIVGTFHHLYFSGSPVSALALGSVFSALEVVPLVLVGREVWSHIRLSRLQGWMAQYRWPILFFIAVAFWNLVGAGLFGFLINPPIALYFMQGLNLTPLHGHTALFGVYGMLGIALMLFSLRMMAPGQRWKTKPLAWAFWCINGGLLAMAVMSLLPIGVLQTMAAIEQGTWWARSAEFLQTPLMNTLRWLRAPGDTLFALGAGCLAWFILGLQTGWSIERADAPVAEPQPLGARA; encoded by the coding sequence ATGCGCCACAAGAAACTCTGGCTCGCGCTCGCGGCCGTTTTCGTCCTCTGCTTCCTCGTCCTGGGCGCAGGAGGCGTCCACATCCAGCGCGAGAAGCCGCCCATCCCCTCGAAGGTCCTCACCACGGACGGCCGCCTCCTCTTCGACGGCGAGGCCATCCTCCGTGGGCAGAACGCGTGGCAGTCCATCGGTGGCCAGCAGGTGGGCTCGGTGTGGGGCCACGGCGCCTACACCGCGCCGGACTGGAGCGCGGACTGGCTGCACCGCGAGAGCGTCTTCCTGCTCGACACCTGGGCCCGCGCCGAGGGTGCCCCGGACTACGCGAGCGCCTCGGCCGAGCGGCAGGGGGCCCTGCGCGCGCGGCTCACGGGGATGATGCGCACCAACACCCATGACGCGAAGGCGGACACCGTCACGATAGAGCCCCTGCGCGCCGAGGCGTTCATCTCCAACGCGGCGCACTACTCGGACGTCTTCAGCAACGGCCGGCACGCCTACGCCATCCCCGCGGGCGCGCTCAGTGACCCGGCGAAGCTGGCGGACCTCAATGCCTTCTTCTGGTGGACGAGCTGGGCGGCCTCGACGAACCGGCCCGGGCAGAGCATCAGCTACACGCAGAACTGGCCGCACGAGCCCCTGGTGGGCAACGTGCCCACGCCGGGCTCCACCATGTGGAGCATCGCGTCGGTGGTGCTGCTGCTGGCCGGCATCGGCGCGCTCGTCTGGTACATGAGCCGCCGTCCCGAGGAGCCCGAGGAGGCCCCGCCCGCCAGGGACCCGTTCGCCGGCATGAAGCTCACGCCGAGCCAGCGCGCCACGGGCAAGTACTTCCTCGTGGTGGTGGCGCTCTTCCTCGCGCAGATTGTCCTGGGCATCCTCACGGCGCACTTCGGCGTGGAGGGGGATGGCTTCTACGGCATCCCGCTCGCGAAGTACCTGCCCTACGCGGTGACGCGCAGTTGGCACACACAGGTGGGCATCTTCTGGATTGCGACGGCCTGGCTGGCCACGGGCCTCTTCGTGGGACCGGCGGTGAGCGGCGTGGAGCCGAAGCACCAGAAGCTCGGCGTGAACTTCCTCTTCATCTGCCTGCTCATCATCGTGGTGGGCGCGCTCTTCGGGCAGTGGGCCTCCATCCAGCACAAGCTCGGCGAGGACACCTGGTACTGGTTCGGCCACCAGGGCTGGGAGTACGTGGACCTCGGCCGCTTCTGGCAGGCGTTCCTCTTCGTGGGGCTCTTCGTGTGGCTCTTCCTCACGGCCCGCGCCATCCTCCCCGCCCTCAAGAAGCCCACCGAGGGACGCCCGCTGACGGTGCTCTTCGTCATCTCCTCGGTGGCCATTGCCGCCTTCTACGGCGCGGGGCTGATGTACGGGCAGCGCAGCCACATGAGCATGGTGGAGTACTGGCGCTGGTGGGTGGTGCACCTGTGGGTGGAGGGCTTCTTCGAGGTGTTCGCCACGGTGGTGATGGCGTTCCTCTTCACCCGGCTGGGCGTCATCTCCGCGCGGGTGGCCACGCCGGCGGTGCTCTTCGCCACCATCATCTTCCTGGCGGGTGGCATCGTCGGCACCTTCCACCACCTGTACTTCTCGGGCTCGCCGGTGTCTGCGCTGGCGCTCGGCTCGGTGTTCAGCGCGCTGGAGGTGGTGCCGCTGGTGTTGGTGGGCCGCGAGGTGTGGAGCCACATCCGCCTCTCGCGCCTGCAGGGGTGGATGGCACAGTACCGCTGGCCCATCCTCTTCTTCATCGCGGTGGCCTTCTGGAACCTCGTGGGCGCGGGCCTCTTCGGCTTCCTCATCAACCCGCCGATTGCCCTCTACTTCATGCAGGGCCTCAACCTGACGCCGCTGCACGGCCACACCGCCCTCTTCGGCGTGTACGGCATGCTGGGCATTGCCCTGATGCTCTTCTCGCTGCGGATGATGGCGCCCGGGCAGCGGTGGAAGACGAAGCCGCTGGCCTGGGCCTTCTGGTGCATCAACGGCGGCCTGCTGGCGATGGCGGTGATGTCCCTGCTGCCCATTGGCGTGCTCCAGACGATGGCGGCCATCGAGCAGGGCACGTGGTGGGCGCGCAGCGCGGAGTTCCTCCAGACGCCGCTGATGAACACGCTGCGCTGGCTGCGCGCGCCGGGCGACACCCTCTTCGCCCTGGGCGCTGGCTGCCTGGCCTGGTTCATCCTCGGCCTGCAGACGGGCTGGTCGATTGAGCGCGCCGACGCCCCCGTGGCCGAGCCCCAGCCCCTGGGGGCCCGAGCATAG
- a CDS encoding pectin acetylesterase-family hydrolase codes for MHSSLLLLPTLLACIACGAGEPPPNPPGDVATGTSGDEVTHPEAMATVCTAGTSVACTGLAAVWSGGTATCRASGNGYDVSSCTRAGNPTRRLTETVRPALRDTRWKDARCNVGDEFVFEVTFPPAPPDGKPLTQWVLRLEGGGFCAFDSASPYGGCSNRAIGLVSSVNLPADRALRESAPAQPDDFSGAIDVLGHYCSSDLWTGTALDAPDITYKGTKRDWRYMGALNVEAMLAVLVERYGLDDSKPLRVLWRGGSAGGFGAFNNTHRVVRRLPRTAKQGRLLVFPGSGYLPLDWDEPDYPVLGIGSALEAFGQLTTTWRSSLTPSCVAARTPGDPVHPPHECISGPVLYDVLTAPESEGGFDLPTLVWQNRQDQLYMSNSGLPVLSATNTPAERAVRDRWVQTMNQAMGITGRNTSSRMKWLHAPSDPLVQRANGSLEPNVHGAQLYATEAPSGQAHSLDAVLSRFWNTMLGSGPGRGRATGEVHTFDCNWVPDRDTRGCE; via the coding sequence ATGCACTCTTCCCTGCTCCTGCTCCCCACCCTCCTCGCCTGCATCGCCTGCGGCGCGGGAGAACCGCCTCCGAATCCCCCGGGTGACGTTGCCACGGGCACGTCGGGTGACGAAGTCACCCACCCCGAAGCAATGGCGACGGTGTGCACCGCGGGTACCTCCGTCGCCTGCACCGGCCTCGCGGCCGTGTGGTCCGGAGGCACCGCCACCTGCCGCGCCTCGGGCAATGGCTACGACGTCTCGTCCTGCACTCGCGCCGGCAATCCCACCCGGCGGCTGACGGAGACCGTGCGCCCCGCGCTTCGCGACACCCGCTGGAAGGACGCGCGCTGCAACGTGGGCGACGAGTTCGTCTTCGAGGTCACCTTCCCTCCCGCGCCGCCCGACGGAAAGCCCCTCACGCAGTGGGTCCTTCGCCTGGAGGGCGGCGGCTTCTGCGCTTTCGACAGCGCCAGCCCCTACGGAGGCTGCTCCAACCGGGCCATCGGCCTCGTCTCGTCCGTGAATCTCCCCGCCGACCGCGCCCTGCGCGAGAGCGCCCCCGCGCAGCCTGACGACTTCAGCGGCGCCATCGACGTGCTCGGACACTACTGTTCCAGCGACCTCTGGACGGGAACCGCCCTCGACGCTCCCGACATCACCTACAAGGGCACGAAGCGGGACTGGCGGTACATGGGCGCCCTCAACGTGGAGGCGATGCTCGCGGTGCTCGTGGAGCGCTACGGCCTCGACGACAGCAAGCCGCTGCGCGTGCTCTGGCGCGGCGGCTCGGCGGGCGGCTTCGGTGCCTTCAACAACACCCACCGCGTCGTCCGGCGGCTCCCCAGGACGGCGAAGCAAGGGCGCCTGCTCGTCTTCCCTGGCTCCGGCTACCTGCCGCTCGACTGGGACGAGCCCGACTACCCCGTGCTCGGCATCGGCTCGGCCCTGGAGGCTTTCGGCCAGTTGACGACGACGTGGCGGTCCTCGCTCACTCCGTCCTGCGTGGCGGCGCGAACGCCCGGAGACCCCGTGCACCCGCCGCACGAGTGCATCAGCGGGCCCGTGCTCTACGACGTCCTCACCGCGCCGGAGTCGGAGGGAGGCTTCGACCTGCCCACCCTCGTCTGGCAGAACCGGCAGGACCAGCTCTACATGTCCAACTCCGGGCTGCCTGTCCTGTCGGCGACCAACACCCCGGCCGAGCGCGCTGTCCGCGACAGGTGGGTGCAGACGATGAATCAGGCGATGGGCATCACCGGCAGGAACACGTCTTCGCGCATGAAGTGGCTCCATGCGCCGAGCGACCCACTCGTGCAGCGCGCCAACGGCTCGCTCGAGCCGAACGTACACGGGGCGCAGCTCTACGCCACCGAGGCTCCGAGCGGCCAGGCCCACTCCCTCGACGCGGTGCTCTCGCGCTTCTGGAACACGATGCTTGGCTCAGGTCCTGGCCGAGGCCGTGCCACCGGCGAGGTGCACACCTTCGACTGCAATTGGGTGCCCGACCGTGATACCCGGGGCTGCGAATAG
- a CDS encoding 4Fe-4S binding protein: MSQQAPGLSRRSLLGLFRRPRSAEPAEAAEPAGRPVPRVQGAAVSAPAVTPPPAFSLEAFYANRARSGEATLDGRIPAFSLREGLVVPQHRQDDGATPAPARDVAPRPVTPTTAPALGATVRVRTHLCLAWQGSFCTTCAEQCPVEDAIVLELGRPRVVPERCTGCGTCVRVCPAPLNAFELRPAEAPGVPS; encoded by the coding sequence ATGAGCCAGCAGGCGCCAGGGCTCAGCCGCCGCTCGCTGCTGGGCCTGTTCCGCCGGCCGCGGTCCGCCGAGCCCGCCGAGGCCGCCGAGCCTGCAGGGCGTCCCGTCCCGCGGGTGCAGGGTGCGGCCGTCAGCGCCCCTGCCGTCACGCCACCTCCGGCCTTCTCGCTCGAGGCCTTCTATGCCAACCGTGCCCGTTCCGGAGAGGCGACGCTGGACGGACGCATCCCCGCCTTCTCGCTGCGGGAAGGGCTCGTCGTCCCGCAGCACCGACAGGACGATGGGGCCACCCCCGCGCCAGCGCGTGACGTGGCGCCGCGGCCGGTGACGCCCACGACGGCTCCGGCGCTGGGCGCCACGGTGCGCGTGCGCACGCACCTGTGTCTGGCATGGCAGGGGTCGTTCTGCACGACGTGCGCGGAGCAATGCCCGGTCGAGGACGCTATCGTCCTCGAGCTGGGTCGGCCCCGCGTCGTGCCGGAGCGCTGCACCGGGTGCGGCACCTGCGTGCGCGTGTGCCCGGCCCCCCTCAATGCCTTCGAGCTCCGCCCCGCGGAAGCACCGGGAGTTCCCTCATGA
- a CDS encoding nitrate reductase cytochrome c-type subunit: protein MSGAPQGGDPGRAARLLHVGAGVVVALAITGYVAGTRPTLERPEPSAVPRGPPMAERAPDYQELREARRGANARMYEGAMEALRQGLDPLKPTAVATVEQRARAVEARRAHRAYDGAPPTIPHEVDPLGAPGCLSCHGQGMKLGERIAPRISHPPYQSCNQCHVVEAAPKPLVVYPDVPANRFVGRASAGAGARAWQGAPPTMPHAEHMRSECSSCHGPTGRPGLRTSHPERQNCLQCHASSAVLDRREPPAGLLDATPPPGAGVGAAP from the coding sequence ATGAGCGGCGCTCCCCAGGGCGGAGACCCCGGGCGCGCGGCGCGCCTGCTCCATGTGGGGGCCGGCGTCGTCGTGGCGCTCGCCATCACCGGGTATGTCGCGGGCACGCGGCCCACCCTGGAGCGGCCGGAGCCCTCCGCCGTGCCGCGAGGGCCCCCCATGGCCGAGCGGGCACCGGACTACCAGGAGCTGCGGGAGGCGCGGCGCGGAGCCAACGCGCGGATGTACGAAGGGGCCATGGAGGCCCTGCGCCAGGGACTGGATCCGCTGAAGCCCACGGCGGTGGCCACCGTGGAGCAGCGCGCGCGGGCGGTGGAGGCCCGCAGGGCCCACCGCGCCTATGACGGGGCTCCGCCGACCATCCCGCACGAGGTGGACCCGCTGGGCGCGCCCGGGTGCCTGTCCTGCCACGGGCAGGGCATGAAGCTGGGGGAGCGCATCGCGCCTCGCATCAGCCACCCGCCGTATCAGAGCTGCAACCAGTGTCACGTGGTGGAGGCCGCGCCGAAGCCGCTGGTGGTGTACCCGGACGTGCCGGCCAACCGCTTCGTCGGACGGGCTTCGGCCGGAGCCGGAGCGCGTGCGTGGCAGGGCGCGCCTCCGACGATGCCGCACGCCGAGCACATGCGCTCGGAGTGCTCCTCGTGCCATGGCCCCACGGGAAGACCGGGCCTGCGCACGTCCCACCCGGAGCGGCAGAACTGCCTGCAGTGTCACGCCTCCTCCGCGGTGCTGGACAGGCGCGAGCCTCCGGCCGGCCTGCTGGATGCCACGCCGCCGCCGGGCGCCGGGGTGGGGGCCGCGCCATGA
- a CDS encoding molybdopterin-dependent oxidoreductase, which produces MDRRDFLKSTAMTAATLAASRLAYGQTPTAAPPVSGAGVKWNKAPCRFCGTGCHVQVGVEGGKVVAIAGDPKAEVNKGLLCVKGYHVGLALYGSDRLTQPLLRKGDKQVPISWDEALDIIASRIQKDPKGFALYGSGQWTIPEGYTASKFVKGGLGSNQLDANARLCMASAVTGFLATYGVDEPAGCYDDLDTCDVLIMWGNNPAEMHPVLFSRVIDRRSRGEKVTLIDIGTRRTRTSAFCDHVLRFKPNTDLAIACGIAHLLVEQGTWDKAFVEANCAFRAPSEPATLQGKAITFEEYRALLAPYTPEHVEKLSGVSQKDLRMLAGLFGRRDVRITSLWCMGVNQHTRGTAMNSLIHGLHLLSGHFGKPGDAPTSLTGQPSACGTVREVGTLCHALPGGRVVTEEKHRHQMEDLWNVPPGRIPAKPGYHTVQMFERFSTPTEQGGDIHTVWVQVTNPAQTLPNRHKLVDPSRKLPDRFLIVSDAYPTETTRIADLVLPSAMWVEKNGMVGNSERRTQQWFKMVNPPGQARDDAWQLIAVAHRLFERGFEGMKDRDGRFLFEVKKDGKPVPIWDFAHYYDVNVDAHLFDEYRKSTLIKHKDLAPYEEYVKARGLRWPVVQQPDGTWRETRFRFSGFDDPYVEKGRDIQFYHSPTHDGRAQVWFNPYEPPPESPDEEFPFWLCTGRVIEHWHSGTMTMRIPQLQRAMPSAYVEMNRADARRLGVGNGDVVTVETRRGSLELPVWLGGRGEPPEGSLFVPFFDEKLLINELTLDAHDPFSKQPDYKKCAARVRGRKKKEARG; this is translated from the coding sequence ATGGACCGGCGAGACTTCCTCAAGAGCACGGCGATGACCGCGGCCACGCTGGCCGCCAGCCGGCTGGCGTACGGCCAGACGCCCACGGCCGCACCGCCCGTGTCGGGCGCGGGCGTGAAGTGGAACAAGGCCCCGTGCCGCTTCTGCGGCACCGGCTGCCACGTCCAGGTGGGCGTGGAGGGCGGCAAGGTGGTAGCCATCGCCGGAGACCCGAAGGCCGAGGTGAACAAGGGCCTGCTGTGCGTGAAGGGCTACCATGTGGGGCTCGCGCTCTACGGGAGTGACCGCCTCACCCAGCCGCTGCTGCGCAAGGGCGACAAGCAGGTGCCCATCTCCTGGGACGAGGCGCTCGACATCATCGCCAGCCGCATCCAGAAGGACCCGAAGGGCTTTGCCCTCTATGGCAGCGGCCAGTGGACGATTCCGGAGGGCTACACGGCCTCCAAGTTCGTGAAGGGCGGGCTGGGCTCGAACCAGCTGGATGCCAACGCGCGCCTGTGCATGGCCTCGGCGGTGACGGGCTTCCTCGCCACCTATGGCGTGGACGAGCCCGCCGGCTGCTACGACGACCTGGACACCTGCGACGTGCTCATCATGTGGGGCAACAACCCCGCGGAGATGCACCCCGTCCTCTTCTCGCGCGTCATCGACCGGCGCTCGCGCGGCGAGAAGGTCACCCTCATCGACATCGGCACGCGCCGCACGCGCACCAGCGCCTTCTGCGACCACGTCCTGCGCTTCAAGCCGAACACCGACCTGGCCATCGCCTGCGGAATCGCCCACCTCCTGGTGGAGCAGGGCACCTGGGACAAGGCCTTCGTCGAGGCCAACTGCGCCTTCCGCGCCCCCAGCGAGCCGGCCACGCTGCAGGGCAAGGCCATCACCTTCGAGGAGTACCGGGCGCTGCTCGCCCCCTACACGCCCGAGCACGTGGAGAAGCTGTCGGGCGTGTCCCAGAAGGATTTGCGGATGCTGGCGGGGCTGTTCGGCCGGCGCGACGTGCGCATCACCAGCCTGTGGTGCATGGGCGTCAACCAGCACACGCGCGGCACGGCGATGAACTCGCTCATCCACGGGCTGCACCTGCTCAGCGGCCACTTCGGCAAGCCGGGCGATGCACCCACCAGCCTCACCGGGCAGCCCTCCGCGTGCGGCACGGTGCGTGAGGTGGGCACGCTCTGCCACGCGCTGCCGGGCGGCCGCGTGGTGACCGAGGAGAAGCACCGCCACCAGATGGAGGACCTCTGGAACGTGCCTCCCGGCCGCATCCCCGCGAAGCCGGGCTACCACACGGTGCAGATGTTCGAGCGCTTCTCCACGCCCACCGAGCAGGGCGGTGACATCCACACCGTCTGGGTGCAGGTGACGAACCCGGCGCAGACGCTGCCCAACCGCCACAAGCTGGTGGACCCCAGCCGCAAGCTTCCGGACCGGTTCCTCATCGTCTCGGACGCGTACCCCACGGAGACGACGCGCATCGCCGACCTCGTGCTGCCCTCCGCCATGTGGGTGGAGAAGAACGGCATGGTGGGCAACTCCGAGCGGCGCACCCAGCAGTGGTTCAAGATGGTGAATCCGCCCGGCCAGGCCCGCGATGACGCCTGGCAGCTCATCGCCGTGGCGCACCGGCTCTTCGAGCGCGGCTTCGAGGGCATGAAGGACCGGGACGGCCGCTTCCTCTTCGAGGTGAAGAAGGACGGCAAGCCCGTCCCCATCTGGGACTTCGCGCACTACTACGACGTCAACGTCGACGCGCACCTCTTCGACGAGTACCGGAAGTCGACGCTGATCAAACACAAGGACCTGGCGCCCTACGAGGAGTACGTCAAGGCGCGCGGGCTGCGCTGGCCCGTGGTGCAGCAGCCGGACGGCACCTGGCGCGAGACGCGCTTCCGCTTCTCCGGCTTCGACGACCCTTACGTGGAGAAGGGCCGCGACATCCAGTTCTACCACTCGCCCACGCACGACGGCCGGGCGCAGGTCTGGTTCAACCCGTACGAGCCGCCTCCCGAGTCGCCCGACGAGGAGTTCCCCTTCTGGCTGTGCACCGGCCGCGTCATCGAGCACTGGCACTCGGGGACGATGACGATGCGCATTCCCCAGCTGCAGCGGGCGATGCCGAGCGCGTACGTGGAGATGAACCGCGCGGACGCGCGGCGGCTGGGCGTGGGCAACGGCGACGTCGTCACGGTGGAGACCCGGCGGGGAAGCCTGGAGCTGCCGGTGTGGCTGGGCGGGCGGGGTGAGCCGCCGGAGGGCTCGCTCTTCGTGCCCTTCTTCGACGAGAAGCTGCTCATCAACGAGCTGACGCTGGACGCGCACGACCCGTTCTCCAAGCAGCCCGACTACAAGAAGTGCGCGGCGCGCGTGCGCGGCCGCAAGAAGAAGGAGGCCCGCGGATGA
- the dsrP gene encoding sulfate reduction electron transfer complex DsrMKJOP subunit DsrP, with protein MAASRHVLDYPRFLGRLLWMSTDGSWRFYVWMTALTAICLVGANAWARQLVDGMALTGMSDHVSWGLYVANFTFGVGLAAGAVMMVIPAYLYHDHEMHDVTLVGELLAVAAIALSLLFIVVDMGHPERAWHLIPGVGRFNWPVSMLTWDVVVLNGYLLLNLHVCGYLLYMRFLGQKPRKRWYLPFVFLSIFWAVSIHSVTAFLYSGLGGRPFWNSALLAPRFIASAFITGPAFVILLLQVIRRFTGLPIGEGPGRTLTSVMRVTVLLNLFMLGSEVFTAFYTGGAHAAPVQYLFFGLHGHHALVPWIWTAVACNVGSAVLLHLPASRRHVTVLNVACVLAFVGVWIEKGMGLIIPGFVPSTLHELVEYVPTLTEWKITAGIWAFGLMLLTVAVKVALPVLSGQLASHGAHEPVQRPPDVARQSAA; from the coding sequence ATGGCCGCCTCCCGTCACGTCCTCGACTACCCCCGCTTCCTCGGCCGGCTGCTGTGGATGAGCACCGACGGGAGCTGGCGCTTCTACGTGTGGATGACGGCGCTGACCGCCATCTGCCTGGTGGGGGCCAATGCGTGGGCCCGCCAGCTGGTGGACGGCATGGCGCTCACCGGCATGAGCGACCATGTGTCATGGGGGCTCTACGTGGCCAACTTCACGTTCGGCGTGGGGCTGGCGGCGGGCGCGGTGATGATGGTCATCCCCGCGTACCTGTACCACGACCATGAGATGCACGACGTCACGCTGGTGGGCGAGCTGCTCGCGGTGGCGGCGATTGCGCTGAGCCTGCTGTTCATCGTGGTGGACATGGGGCACCCGGAGCGGGCGTGGCACCTGATTCCGGGCGTGGGGCGGTTCAACTGGCCGGTGTCCATGCTCACGTGGGACGTGGTGGTGCTCAACGGGTACCTGCTGCTGAACCTGCACGTGTGCGGGTACCTGCTGTACATGCGCTTCCTGGGGCAGAAGCCTCGCAAGCGCTGGTACCTGCCGTTCGTGTTCCTCTCCATCTTCTGGGCGGTGTCCATCCACAGCGTGACGGCGTTCCTCTACAGCGGGCTGGGAGGGCGGCCGTTCTGGAACTCGGCGCTGCTGGCGCCGCGGTTCATCGCGTCGGCGTTCATCACCGGGCCGGCGTTCGTCATCCTGCTGCTGCAGGTCATCCGGCGGTTCACCGGGCTGCCCATTGGCGAGGGCCCGGGGCGCACGCTGACGTCGGTGATGCGGGTGACGGTGCTGCTCAACCTCTTCATGCTGGGCTCGGAGGTGTTCACCGCCTTCTACACGGGGGGCGCGCATGCCGCGCCGGTGCAGTACCTGTTCTTCGGGCTGCACGGGCACCACGCGCTGGTGCCGTGGATATGGACGGCGGTGGCGTGCAACGTGGGCTCGGCGGTGCTGCTGCACCTGCCGGCGAGCCGGCGGCACGTCACGGTGCTGAACGTGGCGTGTGTGCTGGCCTTCGTCGGGGTGTGGATAGAGAAAGGGATGGGGCTCATCATCCCCGGCTTCGTGCCCAGCACCCTGCACGAGCTGGTCGAGTACGTGCCCACCCTCACCGAGTGGAAGATTACCGCGGGCATCTGGGCCTTCGGGCTGATGCTGCTGACGGTGGCGGTGAAGGTGGCGCTGCCCGTGCTCAGCGGACAACTGGCGTCCCATGGCGCGCACGAGCCGGTGCAGCGGCCGCCGGACGTGGCGCGGCAGTCGGCGGCGTGA
- a CDS encoding YbaN family protein gives MSGVPSPTAKEPRPPGPEQEGPPRFRLAFLALGCVCVGLGALGTFLPLLPTTPFLLIALWAFSRSSRRFHHWLFTHPRFGPRLQEWQRHGTVPVKVKASALSAMAVSFALLAFVARVEWPVLVFAGGVMLTGAAYLLTRPSRPP, from the coding sequence ATGAGTGGTGTGCCGTCCCCGACAGCAAAGGAGCCGCGTCCCCCTGGACCCGAACAAGAGGGGCCACCGCGCTTCCGGCTCGCCTTCCTCGCGCTCGGCTGCGTCTGCGTGGGGCTCGGCGCGCTCGGCACGTTCCTGCCGTTGCTGCCGACAACGCCCTTCCTGCTCATCGCGCTGTGGGCCTTCTCGCGCAGCTCGCGCCGCTTCCATCACTGGCTGTTCACCCACCCACGCTTCGGGCCCCGGCTCCAGGAGTGGCAGCGGCACGGCACCGTCCCGGTGAAGGTCAAGGCGAGCGCGCTGTCCGCCATGGCGGTGAGCTTCGCGCTCCTGGCGTTTGTCGCGCGCGTGGAGTGGCCCGTGCTCGTGTTCGCCGGTGGGGTGATGCTCACCGGCGCGGCGTACCTCCTGACGCGCCCCAGCCGTCCACCCTGA
- a CDS encoding 4Fe-4S dicluster domain-containing protein: MNDVTRRTALKGAGATLGAAAFAHALAPLTEWTEDLSLDAFLQRHYKELTPSDMKAVLWRLQMDAKREYGRDVTIQDLPPQEGVGFGYALNLSICIGCRKCVEACHQENNHDRRTGNSYIRVLEMEQGSLDMERGNADYDHAVPAPGKYYLPVQCQQCDNAPCVKVCPVQATWKEQDGVVVVDYNWCIGCRYCEAACPYHARRFNWSKPEVPADEINPDQGYLSNRIRPQGVVEKCTFCLHRTRAGRLPACLEACPTGARVFGNLLDPKSPIRWVLENKRVFVLKEELGTRPRFFYFFDK; the protein is encoded by the coding sequence ATGAATGACGTCACCCGCCGCACCGCGCTGAAGGGCGCCGGCGCCACGCTGGGCGCCGCAGCCTTCGCCCATGCCCTGGCCCCGCTGACGGAGTGGACGGAGGACCTGTCGCTCGACGCGTTCCTCCAGCGCCACTACAAGGAGCTCACGCCCTCGGACATGAAGGCGGTGCTCTGGCGGCTGCAGATGGACGCGAAGCGGGAGTACGGCCGCGACGTCACCATCCAGGACCTGCCGCCGCAGGAGGGCGTCGGCTTCGGCTACGCGCTCAACCTCAGCATCTGCATCGGCTGCCGCAAATGCGTGGAGGCCTGCCACCAGGAGAACAACCACGACCGGCGCACGGGCAACTCGTACATCCGCGTGCTGGAGATGGAGCAGGGCAGCCTGGACATGGAGCGCGGCAACGCGGACTACGACCACGCGGTGCCGGCACCGGGGAAGTACTACCTGCCGGTGCAGTGCCAGCAGTGCGACAACGCGCCGTGCGTGAAGGTGTGCCCCGTCCAGGCGACCTGGAAGGAGCAGGACGGCGTGGTGGTGGTGGACTACAACTGGTGCATCGGCTGCCGCTACTGCGAGGCGGCGTGTCCGTACCACGCGCGGCGCTTCAACTGGTCGAAGCCCGAGGTGCCGGCGGACGAAATCAACCCGGACCAGGGCTACCTCTCCAACCGCATCCGCCCGCAGGGCGTGGTGGAGAAGTGCACCTTCTGCCTCCACCGCACGCGCGCGGGGCGGCTGCCGGCGTGCCTGGAGGCGTGCCCCACCGGGGCGCGCGTCTTCGGCAACCTGTTGGACCCGAAGAGCCCCATCCGCTGGGTGCTCGAGAACAAGCGGGTGTTCGTCCTCAAGGAGGAGCTGGGGACGCGCCCGCGCTTCTTCTACTTCTTCGACAAGTGA